From the genome of Solanum lycopersicum chromosome 7, SLM_r2.1:
TGTTTAGTCCGTGAGGTAGATTTAGTTTATCAAGTTGATCCATACATTTTATTGCTTAGTTTTACTAGTGAACTGGTTTGATGATATCCGCTGTGTTGCTTCTTATATATGTTAGTGTGGTATGGAGTGATTGTCTTTACTAAGGGGTTGCAATGAAATGCCTACACATTCCTATCATATATGCCATATACGGTGGAAGCAAACTTATTAATAGCTAAAGTGGAATGTCTGGAGCTGTTCGGGTTCATCCTTTGTAATATGTAATTTCCTAAACCAGATGGCAATATATTTAAATGTGATCTTTCTCAATTTTTGCAGTTTGTGTTGATTCGCTTTGTTCTCTATCGTTGTTCATGCCAGCTTATCATACCAGTTAATTGATTTGGGGAGGTGGTGGTGGGTTAGTTACAGTTTCATCGAGATATTTCTTTTGGTATAGAGTTGTTTCCTGCTTCTTAGGTGTTACCTTTAACTGCTTATTCTCTATTCTTTCCCAGTGAAGATATTTTGCAGCGCATGAATGTGCACACATACACCTTTATATGTATGTGCATGTCAACACACTTGCACTTCTGAAACCATTGAGGTCAGTTATCATTTGAATTCTCAATATCCATTCGTTTTATTCAGGCCCATTGCATTACTATACTGAATAATTAGGTCTTAAAAGACAAATTAGGGGTTGCCTTAATCTCCCAGACATCTCTCTATGGTATCTATTGACTAGTTTAATCTCAACTATTTGTCATAACTCATGTAGATCTCTTGGTTTGATTGTGTTCTGTTtttaaccaagtctacatagaTTTCAAAGAACTTCAGGGATTGTAAACTATTTCTTCAATGTGATTTTAGTTCACCTATTAAACATGGGAAAATTATGCGGCTAatcaaacttatactatttaattactcatcatagatatagtttgttataattatcattcgcgactaacattatacattaattacgtgggctgacttcgagtttgtataattagtcatgtttgtatatgtataattcgccaggatatacaaataaatatgtataatatacaattttataacctatatacatattcAATTCATCTCTCTCGCTCTCTGCcgtctctcgctcgcctctctcctcctctcAATCTTGCTCCCCTAAAtatcctccctctcccaatctcgcttgtcatttatacaaatgtatatgtataatatacagttatatacaattatatacatatacaattcacctctctcccactctctgccctctctcgctcgcctctctcctccctctctcgatctcgctcgcctctctcctctctctcccagtcttgCTCGGCTCCcgcctctctctcccaatctctcttgccatatatacaaatacatatgtataatatacaattatctaaccaatatacatatacaattcacctttctcccactctttttcccctctctcgcctctctcctctctctctcctaGTCTCCCTCGcctctcctccatataacatgtagttacaaattgtaattatcaaaatatagcTATGGGgagtaatttattatttttaagtgctATATGTGAAAGATTCCCGATAAAAGCCTTAGTTATCGTGTTGTCGAACTTCTAAACCAGTGTATTTTGGAGGTCTTAACACACGGGGAAAGCATCTAACTTTATATCTTCTATATGTGCCACCTGCACTCTATTAGATGTAATAAGTTTTGACATTTTCCAATTAACTTGTGTCTAGTGTTGTCCAGTTTTATAAGATCTTAAATCTGTTTTAATATCAGTTCTTTGACAACATTATCTTATGAATACCTTGAGCATCTCATAAATGCAATTAACTGCTGTATAATAGTCTGTTACACAATTATTCTATCCTGAATTATGTTTTTATCACATGGAACCGTTCTATGATTCTTTTGGTTTCAGCCCTCCTTATATGGATCTCTCTGTCATACCTTTTTTCCCTGATAGACTCAGAATATATATCTAAATTGTTTCtattgaaatataattaaataataaaagtatgtTCTGCTTAATAACTGTCTTTTTGATGAGATTGTCACATATGTTAATAAGGTATCAAAGCAGACAGAGGTCCTGAGATCGAATATCTCCGCCACCCAAATAATCAAAATGAATATCTAGGTGCCTGACCCATGAAAAAATCAGGCCAGTCCGCCCGCACGTGAGGGGGCATGTTGAGAATACAACTTAATAATAAGTGTGTTCTCTCTGAGCAGAAGACATTGTTGGAGCTGGTAATGAGTCACCAAGATTGCTTTGTGCACCTTTATATGAGTTAGAAATAACAACTTGATTAGCAAGTTCAAAAGGAGGTTGAGGTCGTCGGAAATAGACCTTAAAATTTGGAGATGGAGCTGGGGTTGGAATAGTTTGAATGAGAAGGACTGTTATGGCCTTCTGATTTTCCGTATTAGGAGAAAAATACGGAGATGTCTCAAAAAAAGTAACATTTGCAGTGATCAAGCACTTATTAATAGAGGTATCAAAGCCAAATGTAACCTTTTTGTAGACTAGAATATGCGAGAAAGACACATTTGAAGGCCTTATTCTGAAGTAGCCAATAAAAGTAACAAGATAATGAAATCCTAAGGAAAAATCACATGACTTGCAGGCCATATATTTGAATGAACAGTAGCAAACATAGAGGTGGCCCGTTTATTGATGTGTTTTAGGAAAGGGGCAGGATTGTGCTTACCAAGCTAACACAACTCACATTTGAACGAAGATAAACTAGATAAACTTGGGACCATCTTTGACAATTCAAGAGACTTGGATAACCCAATTGACTATGGAGCAATTTAGAAGAAACAACATCGAGTGTTGGGATAAAGAGTAGGTACAATCCCTATGACTCACCTGTCCCATGCTCTGATCCTACACAAGAACAGAATCATTAAAGAAGGTTACAATGCATTTCatgtttttgtaaattttgCTAATAGAAATAAGATTATATGGACATTCAGATGCAAAAAAGATTGAGTTTAAAGGTATGGAATGATtttgagaatataattaaataataaaagtgtgcTTTCTCTAACCGcttaaaccttttttttttataatgagtAATCCGTCCGGTGACCCTTTGGACCAATCAAAACCTTGTAAACTCGGTGGATGATGGGTCCGCCCTTCTACCCTCACTTTGCATGGTGCGGGGCTTGAACTTGCGACCTAAGCCACAAATCCTCCACCTTTTGCCACTCGAGCTAGTCCTTGGGGGCTATTTATGTATATCTTGTATATGTtatttgtatgtatatatatttttttaagtagcGACTCATTTTTAAAATGTGACAAGAACTAAACAACTGGTTCTATTAAATGTAGATGTCAATGCTATTATTAGAGAGTAATAGAACACGAAATCCAAATTGTAAACCCAGTCTGGCCCATTTAGCCCGTTAACTACACTAACAAAGATATGGTTCTAAACCGAACATCCTTTCCCTGGCCCCATTCTCACCCCTTAACATTAGCTATGGTTAGCGCAACTACAGTGtgaccacatttttatgaaTCAGATTGTCCCAGCTTGACCGAATGATATCCTTACTTCAATGTTTGAACtattaataatttctttaatgAGCAAGAAAAATTATGGaatgtatatttatattcaaaatatatgtaattaagAATATGGTaagttattttatgaaattttctatttattgaTACACTTCTTCTGCAATCTTCAGGCTTCTTCCCCCCTTTCTCTTTCTAGGTTTTCTTGCCGCCTCTTTGCTGCTGTTTCGGTGGGAAACAACTTTTGCATAAACaaatggaagaagaaaaaaaggttgCTGTAAAAGAGGTCGTTACGGAGGATATAGTTACGGGTGATCAACAGGATTTCCAATCCAAATATCCACGTTTGGCTGCATCATTTGGAAGTATGGCTGGCATGTCTACAATGTATCCGAATGGATCGAGCTTTTTGAAGGAGAAGATGAGTTTGATTGCTACAGACAAGGCTGAAATGTTGGAGGAGAAGTGGAAGAAACTGGAGGATGACGAAGCTGCCTTGATGGTGAAGCGCTTAGATTTGATTGCGGAGCATTTCAAATTGGTGGTTGATGCAATGAGAGGTAACTAGATGCGGATGGATCATGTTTTATTCGGTGCTACAAGTTCTGATTCTGTTTCGGTGGAGTTTTAGATTTTGTTTTGATGTAGTCTTGTTTCTCAAGACAATTTCTTCTCGCGTTGATGTACTTGTGTTTAGTCTGTGAGGAAGCTTTAGTTTATCGGGTTGATTCAAACATTTTATTGcttctttttagtttttctatgaACTGGTTTGGATGATATCCGCTGTGTTTGCTTCTGGTTCATCCTTTTAATATGTCATTTCCTATTCCAGatggaaatatatttaaatgcGATCTTTCTCAGTTTTTGCCGCTTGTGTTGATTCACATTGTTCTCAGTTGTTGTTCATGCCAGCTTATCATACCAGTTAATTGATTTGGGGTGGGAGTGGTGTGTTAGACAGATGTCCAATCCTATAGGTTTTATGTCCTGCTATAAATCTAAAAGAACTTAAATTATGATGGAAAAATTTCTTACAGGCAATGCTTCTTAGGTGTTTCCTTTAACTGCTGATTTCTACTCTTTCCCAGAGAAGATATTCTGCAGCGCATGAATGCACACAGATACACCTttaatatgtgtgtgtgtgtctacACACTTGGATTTATCGTCATTCAATCAACTATGTTTCAATTCAGAAACCATCGAGAGGTCAGTTATCATATGAATTCCTAATATCCATTTGTTTTGTTCAGGTCCATTGCATTCAAATTAGGGGTTTCCTATATCTCCCACACCTCTCTATGGTATTTACTGACTAGTTTAATCTCAATTGTTTGGCATAACTCATGTAGATCTCTTGGTTTGATTGTCTTCTGTTTTTAATCAAGTCTACATGGATTTCAAACGACTTTAGGGATTGAAAACTTTTTCTCCGTGACACTTAGTTATCATGTTATCAAACCTATAAACCAGTGCATTTTGGAGGTTTTAACACACGGGGAAGCCATCTAACTTTATCTCCTAAATGTGCTATCTGCACTCTGTTAGATGTAATAAGTACTGATATCTTCCTGTTTTCTTGCATCTAAAAGGGTGTCCGGTTTTATAAGCTCAGAAATCTGTTTTGATATCAGTTCTTTGACAACTTTTGTCTTATAAACATGTTTGAGTATCTTAGAAATGCAATTTACTGCCGTATAAATAGCCTGTTACACGATCATTCTATCCTGAACTATGTTTTAATCGCATGGAACCGTTAGGCTTCTATTCGTTTCATCCCTCATTATTTGGCTCTCTCTGTCGTACCTTTCTCCTGGTAGACTTTGAATAGATATCTAAATTGTTtatgttttagaatataataatacgAAAAAAGGTGTTTTTTCTCTAATCGCAAGTTTTTAGATACGATGGTTACACACTTTAGTATGGTATCAGAATAGACAGATGTGCTGAAATTGAATCTCACCACCACCCaaaaatcaaaaagaattttcacGTGCTTGACCAGTGAAAAGATTAGGCCCGCTCACACGCATGTGAGGGGATGTGTTgagaatatattaaataataaagagtTGGAAATATCAACTGGATTAGCGAGTTCATATGGAGGTTGAGGTCGTTGGGAATAGACCTTAAGAGTCGGAGGTGGAGGTGGGTTGAAATATTTGAATGGGAAGCTCTTTATGCCcttcttattttttgtattaggagaaaaatacagaaaaatcttgaaagaaaataGCATTTGCGAGGTCAAGTACTTATTGGTAGAGGGATCAAAGCATTTGTAACCTTTTTGTAGACGAGAATACCCTTGAAGGGCACATTTGAATGCCTTGCGTTGAAGCCTATCTTTTTCGGGGTAATGTTATGAACAAAATAGGTGCAACCAAaaataccaacaacatgctcgagatttgcattatacatactactagaatcggaaatagggagaactagggagatgaacattcAACTATTTCATtaggaacaaccctagtttcgattttcttgatttcaaaacgtttgaaaagcctccctgggaaaggaatccaagagagaaaactcataccttactgtagaattgaatctacgaaaATCACTCTGTACTTTGCACGAGAATCTTGAAGAATTGCTTTGAAATAGCCTAAGGAGAATTGAGAGTATTTTTCCGTTCTTCTCACGTTTATTCATTGTTTTTCAGTCGTGGGTTTCTACTGGATAAACGTGAGCGTAAGTCTTAGGAACTGaatattgactaattcaacttaagctaaataa
Proteins encoded in this window:
- the LOC101245859 gene encoding STOREKEEPER protein, whose product is MCTHTPLYVCACQHTCTSETIEVFLPPLCCCFGGKQLLHKQMEEEKKVAVKEVVTEDIVTGDQQDFQSKYPRLAASFGSMAGMSTMYPNGSSFLKEKMSLIATDKAEMLEEKWKKLEDDEAALMVKRLDLIAEHFKLVVDAMRGN